From a region of the Panicum virgatum strain AP13 chromosome 2K, P.virgatum_v5, whole genome shotgun sequence genome:
- the LOC120671928 gene encoding uncharacterized protein LOC120671928, with the protein MKGAVPLLLLFSFPLPWWRQLMLCSCLFLIVVHQCVACPLGIACCVEKVTSSVVLRSSVCPLVIACCVEKLTSSLMAPLRLGGSKRTYAEYAEPNPATDCLKLFDDVDDSRGLPQTWTIIVRIDVKFPMEPRYHDKQHFILVDTTGSKIEAISYGNKVHRFDTLLQQGCKYILKDVVFGPNWGDLEFRNIGHRFEVTLTRKTRVEPYTFRLQFPPCPKHLMPFHEVIRQPNKTFVDVMGIVVHMEPLEHVGNRLYREVVLMDARWHLIIVGICSDLFCRNFQRWYKARDEKEIIIATMLRQNSTHRCLESSDHTSLDFNPRHHTWHQLATVRRIMMERQNLRFVNRYLEARWAYLATVLPH; encoded by the exons ATGAAAGGTGCAGTTCCTCTCTTGCTTCTGTTCTCGTTCCCCCTCCCATGGTGGCGGCAGCTAATGCTTTGTTCCTGTTTATTCTTGATAGTCGTTCATCAGTGTGTCGCCTGCCCTCTTGGGATTGCCTGCTGCGTTGAGAAGGTTACATCCAG TGTGGTGCTTCGTTCATCGGTGTGTCCTCTTGTGATTGCCTGCTGCGTTGAGAAGCTAACATCCAG TTTAATGGCACCACTTCGCCTTGGTGGAAGTAAGAGGACATATGCGGagtatgcagagccaaatccaGCAACGGATTG CTTAAAGTTGTTCGATGATGTTGACGATTCTCGAGGTCTACCTCAGACTTGGACTATAATTGTAAGGATAGATGTTAAATTCCCTATGGAGCCTAGGTATCATGATAAGCAACACTTCATCCTTGTCGACACCACT GGTTCCAAAATTGAAGCAATTTCATATGGCAATAAAGTCCATCGATTTGACACACTACTTCAGCAAGGATGCAAGTACATTTTGAAAGATGTAGTTTTTGGGCCAAACTGGGGGGACCTTGAATTCAGAAATATTGGGCATCGGTTTGAGGTGACATTGACCAGAAAAACTCGTGTTGAGCCATACACCTTCCGACTTCAGTTCCCTCCCTGCCCAAAGCATCTTATGCCATTTCATGAAGTGATCCGACAACCCAACAAGACATTTGTAG ATGTTATGGGAATAGTTGTCCATATGGAGCCATTGGAGCATGTGGGCAATAGGCTATATAGAGAGGTTGTGTTAATGGATGCAAG GTGGCACCTTATTATTGTTGGGATTTGTAGTGACCTCTTCTGCCGGAATTTTCAACGATGGTACAAAGCTAGAGATGAAAAGGAAATTATAATTGCCACTATGCTGCGACAAAACTCTACACACA GATGCTTGGAGAGCTCAGACCACACATCACTGGACTTCAACCCAAGACATCACACATGGCATCAACTAGCAA ctgttcggcgaATAATGATGGAAAGGCAGAATCTTCGCTTCGTTAACAGATATCTTGAAGCAAGATGGGCATACTTGGCGACCGTGTTACCACACTGA
- the LOC120671935 gene encoding transcription factor RAX2-like, which produces MGRAPCCDKSSVKKGPWSPEEDSKLKEYIHKNGTGGNWIALPHKAGLKRCGKSCRLRWLNYLRPNIKHGGFSDDEDRIICNLFATIGSRWSIIAAQLPGRTDNDIKNYWNTKLKKKLMHGLQHAYNHHSSKMQQQQLLFLTASSAAPPEAAAGPSSLQHHYSSSGSYGSNNSSTSVLSAAAGSRGLLVNGEHHHIHTTIPSCLDSGGGGGGLGLYLDELCATTSSSVHGGQGLSAESFVFGGFQQLLEEDHHKAALLLAAGAANQLDQQYSAAASSCYDEAKLPLVSLMGGDSGDKGGSYIYID; this is translated from the exons ATGGGGAGGGCTCCATGCTGCGACAAGTCGAGTGTGAAGAAAGGGCCCTGGTCACCTGAGGAGGACAGCAAGCTCAAGGAGTACATCCACAAGAATGGCACCGGCGGCAACTGGATCGCTCTCCCTCACAAAGCTG GTCTCAAGAGGTGCGGCAAGAGCTGCAGGCTGCGGTGGCTCAACTATCTGAGGCCAAACATAAAGCACGGTGGCTTCTCTGACGACGAGGACAGGATCATCTGCAACCTCTTCGCTACCATCGGCAGCAG GTGGTCGATCATCGCAGCGCAGCTGCCCGGGAGGACGGACAACGACATCAAGAACTACTGgaacaccaagctcaagaagAAGCTCATGCATGGCCTGCAGCATGCTTACAACCACCACAGCTCcaagatgcagcagcagcagctcttgTTCCTCACCGCGTCATCAGCCGCACCGCCGGAAGCCGCCGCTGGTCCCTCGTCTCTGCAGCACCActacagcagcagcggcagctacGGCTCCAACAACAGCTCGACGTCcgtcctctccgccgccgccggcagccgcggCCTCCTCGTCAACGGCGAGCATCATCATATTCATACGACGATCCCATCCTGTTTggacagtggcggcggcggcggcggccttggcttGTACTTGGATGAGCTCtgcgccaccaccagcagcagcgtcCATGGTGGGCAGGGGCTTAGCGCGGAGAGCTTCGTCTTCGGCGGCTTTCAGCAGTTGCTGGAGGAGGACCACCACAAGGCGGCactgctcctcgccgccggcgccgctaaCCAGCTGGATCAACAgtacagcgccgccgcctccagctgcTACGACGAGGCCAAGCTGCCGTTGGTTAGCCTGATGGGCGGCGACAGCGGCGATAAGGGAGGTTCCTACATTTACATTGATTGA